From a region of the Candidatus Aenigmatarchaeota archaeon genome:
- a CDS encoding 50S ribosomal protein L37e, with protein MSKGTPSMGKRNKRVHVLCRRCGKRSFHIQKRRCSSCGFGETSKLKKYSWQTKTLSGVRVR; from the coding sequence ATGAGCAAAGGGACACCATCAATGGGTAAGAGAAACAAAAGAGTCCATGTCTTATGCAGGAGATGTGGTAAACGCTCATTCCACATACAAAAAAGGAGATGTTCTTCCTGCGGATTTGGTGAGACTTCCAAACTCAAAAAATACTCCTGGCAAACAAAAACTCTATCTGGGGTTAGAGTGAGGTAG
- a CDS encoding SLC13 family permease, with protein sequence MEPITISFLIFLLTFLLIITEMVHKTLAALLGAFLMIMYELVEYNDIGSFIDFRAIGVILGIMIVVEVVKESGIFQFIGIKVVRFTKGEGKKLFLGMILLTTLLTSFMSNTTTILIVAALTFTLCRSIKLDPVPFLISEIIIVNIAGMMLLISSTPNIIIAGAANLKFNDFLIYSTPLSIILIFVDSALLMFIFRDQFKNIKKIETENLNEWSVVTNKSFFWRSLVILVGMITLFIFSDKIGLSLDFIALSTAILLLLLSGADPDKVLMNIQWGTLFFFMGLFIVVGGLEKSGFLEMIGEKMIEMIGENKILSLPLVVWSSGITSGIVDNIPMAVTFIPIVRNLVSTFQMTIIWWGLIFGVIIGGNLTPIGSPASVVAMGIAKKEGYSISFERFFKIGFMTTIVNLIITTIYLVGIFLIF encoded by the coding sequence TTGGAGCCAATTACAATATCTTTCCTAATTTTTTTATTGACATTTTTATTGATAATCACAGAGATGGTTCATAAGACATTGGCCGCCTTACTGGGCGCTTTTCTTATGATAATGTATGAGTTGGTTGAATACAATGATATTGGTTCTTTCATAGATTTCAGGGCCATAGGTGTAATTTTGGGTATAATGATAGTTGTTGAGGTTGTCAAGGAATCTGGAATTTTTCAGTTCATAGGAATAAAAGTTGTAAGATTTACAAAAGGAGAGGGAAAAAAATTATTTTTGGGGATGATTTTATTAACAACTTTGCTGACATCTTTTATGAGTAATACAACCACAATTCTTATAGTTGCGGCTTTGACATTCACCCTGTGTAGATCAATAAAACTCGATCCAGTACCATTTTTGATATCGGAAATTATAATAGTAAATATTGCTGGAATGATGCTCCTGATAAGTTCTACACCAAATATAATTATAGCTGGTGCTGCTAACCTGAAGTTTAATGATTTTCTAATATATTCCACACCTTTGAGTATAATTCTTATATTTGTGGATTCAGCTTTGTTGATGTTTATATTCAGGGATCAATTTAAAAATATTAAAAAAATTGAAACTGAAAATTTGAATGAATGGTCAGTTGTTACAAATAAATCCTTTTTTTGGAGATCACTGGTGATTTTAGTTGGTATGATAACACTTTTTATTTTTTCCGATAAAATTGGCCTCTCATTGGATTTCATAGCACTTTCGACTGCAATATTGCTTTTGCTTTTAAGTGGAGCTGATCCAGACAAGGTTTTGATGAATATACAATGGGGGACATTGTTCTTTTTTATGGGACTTTTTATAGTTGTTGGGGGTCTTGAAAAATCTGGATTCCTAGAAATGATAGGGGAGAAGATGATTGAAATGATTGGGGAGAACAAAATACTTTCCTTACCTCTCGTGGTTTGGTCATCTGGGATAACTTCTGGTATTGTTGATAATATTCCAATGGCTGTTACATTTATACCTATTGTTAGGAATTTGGTTTCAACATTTCAGATGACAATTATATGGTGGGGACTTATTTTTGGAGTGATAATAGGTGGAAACTTAACACCAATTGGGTCACCAGCTAGTGTGGTTGCGATGGGGATAGCAAAAAAAGAAGGTTATTCAATATCTTTTGAAAGATTCTTTAAGATTGGTTTTATGACCACTATCGTTAATTTAATTATTACTACCATCTATCTTGTTGGGATTTTCCTTATTTTTTAG
- a CDS encoding CARDB domain-containing protein: protein MIAGLMVLLILIPFSFSYQVESTSFENISVSLIKSGESFWTPRYTQEIFNFTISNYNSSYYFNKINITLPSYFSFSNIGSSGNWSCANISFVIMCNNSIPLGIGDVNIWFNASVNSQIETNVTWNVDVINGTTRKRLNLTTGVDGKPPQINNINIIYENSNLTNNSVITRRLPIEINLSMVDNGSGPISSIVYLTKTNQTSYINLQKNNSFYIGSIDTSNLTYGYYLIQIFAYDSVGNLNNSLSRYFYIKDPDFEVKNIWIYPKNPKREENFTVFANLTNTGDVNYSGNISLFWIMGSENFPQEIQNLSVNETKTISYNFTGFSGELNITLLVDPYNLIIEKSEDNNNLTKTVSTDLNVSILDMIYNNISYNLPIVEHNKTITLNVSVKYWNDGSPVSGLSIYNFTIFDNSTQVSFVLNNFSLNSSGIYLIDIITPDINNQKLQYGYHSLKVIASSNNYTGTSMESFYFMDGPNLEIIFSGINDFNVNSSTSFDIIIKNNGNKTINSTYVTVSASFGSLSGVNCNFDSIQPGVQKICGTFVLKSSEDGTSIVTVDAMGLYDSRELKYQATSVVEILKPPSSEKNEGKKNDEDEFKSEKLSAPKVTKQSIPKKYLTLVSYPDKITLEQGKSSTFKITVRNEDDFDDQKVSIKIIGINSTWFTLSPHESKIKFLSSFDYNLNVIIPEDAEINEYKGEIEVSSDLETKRQTFTLNVLPGEKFKKNVDSLIEEYQIRISELEKEINEKREKNYNTTEAEEKLKELKEEFNRLLTYRDAGNYKLAYSGLELTEDLIKETSSLLSGAMVMPTSFVNSPLIPLMFGLLLVVGGYTFWGRHINLKFIDKIKRKKSLTKDDKFGEIDLIKNILSGNRPEKSDLSKPKVFVTDRIAELDKIRNLVRGIKT from the coding sequence ATGATTGCAGGATTGATGGTTTTACTTATTTTAATACCCTTCTCTTTTTCTTATCAAGTTGAATCCACTTCCTTTGAGAATATCAGTGTATCATTAATAAAGAGTGGGGAAAGTTTCTGGACACCTAGATATACTCAAGAAATATTCAACTTCACAATTTCTAATTACAACTCTTCTTATTATTTCAATAAAATAAACATCACCCTTCCATCTTATTTTTCTTTTTCTAATATAGGATCAAGTGGCAATTGGTCCTGCGCTAATATTTCTTTTGTAATCATGTGTAATAATTCAATCCCATTAGGTATAGGTGATGTAAACATATGGTTCAATGCCTCTGTAAATTCCCAAATAGAAACAAACGTTACTTGGAATGTCGATGTTATAAACGGTACAACTAGAAAGAGATTAAACTTGACAACAGGAGTTGATGGAAAACCACCACAAATTAACAATATAAATATAATTTATGAAAATTCTAATCTTACAAATAATAGTGTTATAACAAGAAGATTGCCAATAGAAATAAATTTAAGTATGGTTGACAATGGTTCTGGCCCAATTTCTTCAATAGTTTATTTAACCAAGACCAATCAAACTTCTTACATAAATTTGCAGAAAAATAATTCTTTTTATATTGGATCAATAGACACATCTAATTTGACATATGGTTATTATTTGATTCAAATTTTTGCATACGATTCTGTTGGAAATTTAAACAATTCTCTTTCAAGATATTTCTATATAAAAGACCCTGATTTTGAGGTAAAGAATATTTGGATATATCCGAAAAATCCAAAAAGAGAGGAGAATTTTACTGTCTTCGCAAACTTAACAAACACAGGCGATGTAAATTATAGTGGAAATATTTCTCTTTTTTGGATAATGGGATCAGAGAATTTTCCACAAGAAATACAAAACCTCTCGGTAAATGAAACAAAAACAATTTCATACAATTTTACAGGATTTTCCGGTGAATTAAATATCACATTACTTGTTGATCCCTATAACTTGATTATTGAAAAATCTGAGGACAATAATAACTTGACAAAAACCGTCTCAACTGACCTGAATGTTAGTATACTTGATATGATATACAATAATATTTCATACAATTTACCGATTGTGGAGCACAATAAGACAATTACATTAAATGTCTCAGTGAAATACTGGAATGATGGATCCCCCGTTTCTGGTCTCAGCATATACAACTTTACAATTTTTGACAATTCAACCCAAGTTTCATTTGTATTAAATAATTTTTCTCTTAATTCATCTGGTATATATTTGATTGATATAATAACACCTGACATAAATAATCAAAAACTTCAATATGGTTATCATTCTTTGAAAGTTATTGCCAGTTCAAATAATTATACAGGAACCTCTATGGAATCATTTTATTTCATGGATGGACCAAACCTTGAAATAATATTTTCAGGTATAAATGATTTTAATGTAAATTCCAGTACCAGCTTTGATATAATAATAAAAAATAATGGAAATAAAACAATAAATTCAACTTATGTCACTGTTTCTGCCAGCTTTGGTTCATTGTCAGGTGTTAATTGTAATTTTGATAGCATACAGCCTGGTGTTCAAAAAATTTGTGGGACATTTGTATTAAAGTCTTCAGAGGATGGTACTTCTATTGTTACTGTTGATGCCATGGGTTTATATGATTCAAGAGAGCTGAAATATCAGGCAACATCAGTTGTTGAAATATTGAAACCTCCTTCCAGTGAGAAAAATGAAGGTAAAAAGAATGATGAGGACGAATTTAAATCAGAAAAATTATCGGCCCCCAAGGTCACAAAACAATCGATACCAAAGAAATATTTGACATTAGTCTCTTATCCAGATAAAATTACTTTGGAGCAGGGAAAAAGTTCGACATTCAAAATAACAGTAAGGAATGAGGATGATTTTGATGATCAGAAAGTTTCTATAAAAATAATAGGAATAAATTCAACATGGTTCACTTTGTCACCTCATGAATCCAAAATAAAGTTCTTGTCATCTTTTGATTACAATTTAAACGTCATAATACCAGAGGATGCAGAGATAAATGAATACAAAGGTGAAATAGAGGTTTCCAGCGATCTTGAAACAAAGAGACAAACATTCACCCTTAATGTCCTTCCTGGAGAAAAATTCAAGAAAAATGTAGATTCATTGATAGAGGAATATCAGATAAGAATCTCTGAACTGGAGAAAGAAATAAATGAAAAGAGGGAAAAGAACTACAATACAACTGAAGCCGAGGAAAAATTGAAGGAGCTTAAAGAAGAGTTTAATAGATTATTGACTTATAGAGATGCTGGAAATTATAAGTTAGCATACAGTGGTCTGGAGTTGACCGAAGATTTGATAAAAGAAACTTCAAGCCTACTTTCTGGTGCTATGGTCATGCCCACTTCATTTGTCAACTCACCATTAATTCCACTTATGTTTGGATTGCTGCTTGTAGTTGGGGGATATACCTTCTGGGGTAGACACATAAATCTTAAATTTATTGATAAAATTAAAAGAAAGAAAAGTTTGACCAAAGATGATAAATTTGGTGAAATAGACTTAATAAAGAATATTTTATCTGGAAATAGACCTGAGAAATCTGATTTGTCTAAACCTAAAGTTTTTGTTACTGATAGAATTGCTGAACTTGATAAAATAAGAAATCTTGTTAGAGGGATCAAAACTTAA
- the aspS gene encoding aspartate--tRNA(Asn) ligase, with protein sequence MLKTTKSIIKINLKNLYMQIQGWVEEIRNLGGIKFLKLHTTSGNYQVTLTKKDTPKDLFDSVDNITRQSAIRVIGKEKKNNEAPGGIEIIPEKIEVLGLSETPLPLDPSGKTPAELDTRLDWRILDFRNKNTLSIFKIQNQILKTFRTFLINEGFMEIQPPSIIASATEGGADLFSIPYFEKEAYLAQSPQLYKQMGAISFGKVFCISPVWRAEKFNTPTHLNEIRQMDIEMGFIDSEEDVMKVLERVLQEIIKSVNKNCMEELKLLGQKLVVPKLPIKRVTYNECIDALKKRGEKIEWGEDFSKPQERILSEIFGDVFFLKDWPTDIKAFYAMPYEDNPKLCHAFDLIFRGIEISSGTQRIHKPDLLIKQLKLKGLNPENFKFYIDCFRYGAPPHAGWSIGLERLTMTLTGVKNIREACMFPRDRQRLSP encoded by the coding sequence TTGTTAAAAACAACCAAAAGTATTATAAAAATAAATCTCAAAAATCTGTATATGCAAATTCAAGGATGGGTAGAAGAGATAAGAAACCTTGGGGGAATAAAGTTCTTAAAATTGCATACAACATCGGGAAATTATCAAGTCACTTTAACAAAAAAAGATACACCTAAAGATTTGTTTGATTCTGTGGACAATATAACAAGGCAGTCGGCAATAAGAGTTATAGGAAAAGAAAAGAAAAATAATGAAGCTCCGGGTGGAATTGAAATAATACCCGAAAAAATAGAGGTTTTAGGTTTATCAGAAACACCACTTCCTTTGGACCCTAGTGGTAAGACTCCGGCTGAATTAGACACAAGACTGGATTGGAGAATATTAGATTTTAGAAACAAAAACACCCTTTCTATATTTAAAATACAAAACCAAATTCTAAAAACTTTCAGAACTTTTTTGATAAACGAGGGATTTATGGAAATACAGCCCCCATCAATAATAGCTTCTGCAACAGAAGGTGGCGCTGATCTTTTTTCAATACCCTATTTTGAAAAAGAAGCTTATTTGGCCCAAAGCCCTCAATTATACAAACAAATGGGTGCAATATCATTTGGCAAGGTTTTCTGTATATCTCCGGTTTGGAGGGCAGAAAAATTCAACACACCAACACATTTAAATGAAATAAGGCAGATGGACATAGAAATGGGTTTCATAGATTCAGAAGAAGATGTGATGAAAGTCTTGGAAAGAGTACTACAGGAAATAATCAAATCAGTCAATAAAAACTGCATGGAAGAATTGAAATTGCTAGGACAGAAATTGGTTGTACCAAAACTTCCAATAAAAAGAGTCACATATAATGAGTGTATTGATGCCCTGAAAAAAAGAGGAGAAAAGATAGAATGGGGTGAGGATTTCTCTAAACCTCAGGAAAGAATCCTTTCTGAAATATTTGGTGATGTTTTTTTCCTAAAAGATTGGCCAACCGATATAAAGGCTTTTTATGCAATGCCATATGAAGATAATCCAAAATTATGCCACGCTTTTGACCTTATTTTCAGAGGGATAGAAATTTCTTCAGGGACCCAGAGGATACATAAACCAGATCTTTTAATAAAACAACTTAAGTTAAAAGGCCTTAATCCCGAAAACTTCAAGTTCTACATTGATTGTTTCAGATATGGTGCTCCTCCACATGCAGGTTGGTCTATTGGCTTGGAAAGGTTAACCATGACACTAACAGGAGTCAAAAACATACGGGAGGCTTGTATGTTTCCAAGAGATAGGCAAAGACTATCCCCGTAA